In Humulus lupulus chromosome 7, drHumLupu1.1, whole genome shotgun sequence, the following are encoded in one genomic region:
- the LOC133791765 gene encoding protein FAR1-RELATED SEQUENCE 5-like, which produces MNIDTDDMEGQSNNQSNKYQEATIDGAVKIKQIHSSIPNEEIPNVSMEFETEEQAYNFYNVYAYKVGFSIRRSKGHKDNKDGKVKDRTFCCSCEGFRKKDKRYDNVKCHRAETRFDCLARMKIKFHQFGNYQVVEFYAEHTHMTSSPSKSHLHRSQRRITPAQASEIELAEISGIAPKASMELMIRRAGGHANLGFLLDDCRNYIRTKRTIQMRVGYTGGVLEYLQQMKSKDPSFFYALQVDKDDLLTNIFWADARMMASYHNFGDVVCFDTTYRKNHDCRPFSMFVGVNHNKQTTIFGVALLYDETTATFMWLFDTFVAAMSGKKPKTILTDQDAAMAKALRSQWPETYHHLCIWHMYQNAAKHLSSVFERFREFATDFRNCIYEYDEECEFIEAWGNMLGKYNLENNDWLAKQFELKEKWALVYGRETFCANMTTTQRSESINNVLKKFVSYQHTLLRFFKHFERLIDDRRYEELKADFRVSQRNLAPSLSIEILNHETYVYTPPVLRMFEVAFSKAYNYAMGLCNELGAVAEYKLTPNGKYFHHTVKYDSSINVAICSCKKFEFARILCSHILKVFSFRNVVKIPSQYILKRWTKHAKMGATGSTSEIKQGDDPKACLAMRYQDLSRSYTHIVTRASTTEKAYKVARDGFKRLWMMLMHV; this is translated from the coding sequence ATGAATATCGATACAGATGATATGGAAGGACAGTCCAACAATCAAAGTAATAAATACCAAGAAGCTACAATTGACGGTGCGGTAAAAATAAAGCAGATTCATTCCAGCATTCCTAATGAAGAGATACCAAATGTTAGTATGGAATTTGAAACTGAAGAGCAAGCTTACAATTTTTATAATGTTTATGCTTATAAAGTTGGATTTAGCATACGAAGAAGCAAAGGGCATAAGGATAATAAAGATGGAAAAGTGAAAGATAGAACTTTTTGTTGCTCATGTGAAGGCTTTCGCAAAAAAGATAAACGATATGATAATGTGAAATGTCATCGTGCTGAAACAAGGTTTGATTGTTTGGCAAGGATGAAGATAAAATTTCATCAATTTGGAAATTATCAAGTTGTTGAATTCTATGCGGAGCATACACATATGACTTCAAGCCCTAGTAAGAGCCACTTACATAGGTCACAAAGAAGAATAACCCCTGCTCAAGCATCTGAAATTGAATTGGCTGAGATTTCAGGAATTGCTCCTAAAGCTAGTATGGAACTAATGATTAGGCGAGCTGGTGGACATGCAAATCTTGGATTTCTTTTGGATGATTGTCGGAATTATATACGCACCAAAAGAACAATTCAAATGCGTGTAGGATATACAGGTGGTGTTCTTGAATATCTTCAACAAATGAAGTCAAAAGATCCTAGTTTTTTTTATGCTTTGCAAGTGGACAAAGATGATTTGTTAACAAATATTTTTTGGGCAGATGCACGCATGATGGCATCATATCATAACTTTGGTGATGTTGTTTGCTTTGACACAACCTACCGAAAAAATCATGATTGTCGACCTTTTTCTATGTTCGTTGGGGTAAATCATAATAAACAAACCACTATATTCGGGGTtgcattgttatatgatgaaACTACTGCAACCTTTATGTGGTTATTTGATACTTTTGTAGCAGCAATGTCAGGGAAAAAACCAAAAACTATTCTTACTGATCAAGATGCAGCAATGGCAAAGGCATTAAGATCTCAATGGCCAGAGACTTATCATCACTTATGCATTTGGCATATGTATCAAAATGCAGCAAAACACCTGAGTAGTGTTTTTGAAAGATTTCGTGAATTTGCTACAGATTTTAGAAATTGCATATATGAATATGATGAAGAATGTGAATTCATTGAGGCTTGGGGGAACATGCTTGGGAAATATAATCTTGAAAATAATGATTGGTTGGCAAAACAATTCGAGTTGAAGGAGAAGTGGGCACTTGTATATGGAAGAGAGACTTTTTGTGCAAATATGACTACTACTCAACGAAGTGAAAGCATAAATAATGTACTTAAAAAGTTTGTTAGCTATCAACACACTTTGTTGCGTTTTTTCAAACATTTTGAGAGGTTGATCGATGATCGTCGTTATGAAGAGTTAAAAGCAGACTTTAGAGTAAGCCAACGCAATTTAGCACCATCTCTCTCAATTGAAATTTTGAATCATGAAACATATGTGTATACCCCTCCAGTATTGAGAATGTTTGAGGTTGCGTTTTCAAAGGCTTATAACTATGCTATGGGACTTTGTAATGAGCTAGGAGCAGTGGCAGAGTATAAACTTACTCCTAATGGTAAGTATTTTCACCACACAGTTAAATATGACTCATCAATTAATGTAGCGATATGTAGTTGCAAGAAGTTTGAGTTTGCAAGAATATTGTGCTCACATATTCTTAAAGTATTTTCCTTTCGTAATGTTGTGAAAATACCTTCTCAATACATTTTAAAGAGGTGGACAAAGCATGCGAAGATGGGAGCTACAGGTAGTACATCTGAGATTAAACAGGGAGATGATCCTAAAGCATGTTTGGCAATGCGTTATCAAGATTTGTCCAGATCTTACACTCATATTGTAACAAGAGCATCAACAACTGAAAAAGCCTATAAAGTTGCTAGAGATGGCTTTAAAAGACTTTGGATGATGTTGATGCATGTTTGA